The Micromonospora sp. M71_S20 genome has a window encoding:
- a CDS encoding hydroxymethylglutaryl-CoA lyase has product MAEMPNSVSIREVGPRDGLQNEEPIPTEAKVRLLDALSGTGVRRIEAVSFVHPKAIPQMADADEVWQRAAKADGVRYSALVPNTRGAQRALAAGFTEIEVVVSASDTHNRRNVNRSTEESLDDIAELIDLLHGAGAQAEVIVATSFGCPYEGDTDPARVAAIVDRVVRDGADRVAFGDTTGMGTPRRVRELLTAVRDRNAHVPVLLHFHNTRGTALANMLTALELGVTEFDASVGGLGGCPYAPGASGNLATEEAVHMLHDMGVDTGIDLDALVEVAELAEELVGKRLPSGVLRAGPRTRLTPLPG; this is encoded by the coding sequence ATGGCGGAAATGCCGAACTCCGTGTCGATCCGGGAGGTCGGGCCGCGCGACGGGCTCCAGAACGAGGAGCCGATTCCGACCGAGGCCAAGGTGCGGCTGCTCGACGCCCTCTCCGGCACCGGCGTGCGGCGGATCGAGGCCGTCTCGTTCGTGCACCCGAAGGCGATCCCGCAGATGGCCGACGCCGACGAGGTGTGGCAGCGGGCCGCGAAGGCCGACGGCGTGCGCTACTCGGCGCTGGTGCCGAACACCCGGGGCGCGCAGCGGGCCCTGGCCGCCGGCTTCACCGAGATCGAGGTGGTGGTCTCGGCCAGCGACACGCACAACCGGCGCAACGTGAACCGCTCCACCGAGGAGTCGCTGGACGACATCGCCGAGCTGATCGACCTGCTGCACGGCGCCGGCGCGCAGGCCGAGGTGATCGTGGCGACCAGCTTCGGCTGCCCGTACGAGGGGGACACCGACCCGGCCCGGGTGGCCGCCATCGTGGACCGGGTGGTCCGCGACGGCGCCGACCGGGTGGCCTTCGGCGACACCACCGGCATGGGTACGCCCCGGCGGGTCCGCGAGCTGCTGACGGCGGTACGCGACCGTAACGCGCACGTCCCCGTGCTGCTGCACTTCCACAACACCCGGGGCACCGCGCTGGCCAACATGCTGACCGCGCTGGAGCTGGGCGTCACCGAGTTCGACGCCAGCGTCGGTGGCCTCGGCGGCTGCCCGTACGCGCCCGGGGCCAGCGGCAACCTGGCCACCGAGGAGGCGGTGCACATGCTGCACGACATGGGCGTCGACACCGGCATCGACCTGGACGCCCTGGTCGAGGTGGCCGAGCTGGCCGAGGAGCTGGTCGGCAAGCGGCTCCCGTCGGGGGTGCTCCGCGCGGGCCCGCGTACCCGGCTGACGCCGCTGCCGGGCTGA
- a CDS encoding acetyl/propionyl/methylcrotonyl-CoA carboxylase subunit alpha, whose protein sequence is MIESLLVANRGEIARRIIRTARRLGVRAIAVHSEADAGLPFVTEADEAVCVGPANPAQSYRNVEAVLAAAKSTGAQAIHPGYGFLSENADFARTVEASGLIWVGPGADAITAMGDKINARNLMAAAGVPVAPGTTDPAADLDAAVAAAAEIGYPVMVKAAAGGGGMGMGVATDEAALRTEYDKVRSFAERMFGDGSVLIERYFPRVRHVEVQILGLADGRVVALGERECSVQRRNQKLVEESPSPAVSPELRERFLAAAVRAGEAVDYRNAGTVECLLVPRQRDARGDGPDSEEFFFLEMNTRLQVEHPVTELVYGVDLVEEQLRVAAGLAPTFDPDALAPRGHAIELRINAEDPKRFLPGPGVIKTWVEPSGEGVRVDSGYVEGNTVTPFYDSLMAKLIVSGATRAEAVERARAAVAAFELAGPKNNLPFFAELLENDEFLSGDYDTGIVSRMR, encoded by the coding sequence ATGATCGAGTCGCTGCTGGTCGCCAACCGGGGCGAGATCGCCCGCCGGATCATCCGGACCGCCAGGCGGCTCGGCGTCCGCGCGATCGCGGTGCACTCGGAGGCCGACGCCGGCCTGCCGTTCGTCACCGAGGCCGACGAGGCGGTGTGCGTGGGACCGGCCAACCCGGCCCAGAGCTACCGCAACGTCGAGGCCGTCCTCGCCGCCGCCAAGTCGACCGGTGCGCAGGCCATCCACCCCGGCTACGGCTTCCTGTCGGAGAACGCCGACTTCGCCCGTACCGTCGAGGCGAGCGGGCTGATCTGGGTCGGGCCCGGCGCGGACGCGATCACCGCGATGGGCGACAAGATCAACGCCCGGAACCTGATGGCGGCGGCCGGCGTGCCGGTCGCGCCCGGCACCACCGACCCGGCGGCCGACCTCGACGCGGCGGTCGCCGCGGCGGCGGAGATCGGCTACCCGGTGATGGTCAAGGCCGCGGCCGGTGGCGGCGGCATGGGCATGGGCGTGGCGACCGACGAGGCCGCGCTGCGGACCGAGTACGACAAGGTGCGCTCCTTCGCCGAGCGGATGTTCGGCGACGGCTCGGTGCTGATCGAGCGGTACTTCCCCCGGGTGCGCCACGTCGAGGTGCAGATCCTCGGCCTGGCCGACGGCCGGGTGGTCGCCCTCGGCGAGCGGGAGTGCTCGGTGCAGCGGCGCAACCAGAAGCTGGTCGAGGAGTCGCCGTCGCCGGCGGTCTCCCCGGAGCTGCGCGAGCGCTTCCTGGCCGCCGCCGTGCGTGCCGGCGAGGCGGTGGACTACCGCAACGCGGGCACGGTCGAGTGCCTGCTGGTCCCGCGCCAGCGGGACGCCAGGGGCGACGGCCCCGACTCCGAAGAGTTCTTCTTCCTGGAGATGAACACGCGGCTCCAGGTGGAGCACCCGGTCACCGAGCTGGTCTACGGCGTCGACCTGGTGGAGGAGCAGTTGCGGGTGGCCGCCGGCCTGGCGCCCACCTTCGACCCGGACGCGCTCGCCCCGCGCGGGCACGCCATCGAGCTGCGGATCAACGCCGAGGACCCGAAGCGCTTCCTGCCCGGCCCCGGCGTGATCAAGACCTGGGTGGAGCCGAGCGGCGAGGGCGTCCGGGTGGACTCGGGCTACGTCGAGGGCAACACCGTCACCCCCTTCTACGACAGCCTGATGGCCAAGCTGATCGTCAGCGGCGCGACCCGGGCCGAGGCGGTCGAGCGGGCGCGGGCGGCGGTGGCCGCGTTCGAGCTGGCCGGCCCGAAGAACAACCTCCCCTTCTTCGCCGAACTCCTGGAGAACGACGAGTTCCTCTCCGGCGACTACGACACGGGCATCGTCTCCCGCATGCGCTGA
- a CDS encoding TetR/AcrR family transcriptional regulator — MTVEQQARGRGNGAAGAGRRRSRKDEILEIAVGLFASRGYHGVSMDDIGAAAGVTGPALYHHFAGKEAMLVAALIPVSEELLAGGQQRSTGHPDDPRGALESLIDFHVDFALANPAVIALHLHELDRLPDEPRRRIRRLQRLYVEQWVTVLTTLHPGMPDGEARVLAHAAFGLMNSTPFLGGEVDRRRRAELLRAATLAALLAHPGS; from the coding sequence GTGACGGTGGAGCAGCAGGCACGGGGCAGGGGGAACGGTGCCGCGGGGGCGGGCCGGCGCCGGTCCCGCAAGGACGAGATCCTGGAGATCGCGGTCGGCCTCTTCGCCTCCCGGGGCTACCACGGCGTCTCGATGGACGACATCGGCGCGGCCGCCGGGGTCACCGGCCCGGCGCTCTACCACCACTTCGCGGGCAAGGAGGCCATGCTGGTCGCCGCGCTGATCCCGGTCAGCGAGGAGCTGCTGGCCGGCGGCCAGCAGCGCTCCACCGGTCATCCCGACGACCCGCGCGGCGCGCTGGAGTCGCTGATCGACTTCCACGTCGACTTCGCGCTGGCCAATCCGGCGGTGATCGCCCTGCACCTGCACGAGCTGGATCGCCTCCCCGACGAGCCCCGCCGCCGGATCCGCCGGCTCCAGCGGCTCTACGTCGAACAGTGGGTGACGGTGCTGACCACGCTGCATCCGGGCATGCCCGACGGCGAGGCGCGAGTGCTGGCCCACGCCGCGTTCGGCCTGATGAACTCGACGCCGTTCCTGGGTGGCGAGGTGGACCGGCGCCGCCGGGCCGAGCTGCTCCGCGCCGCCACCCTGGCCGCCCTCCTGGCCCACCCCGGATCCTGA
- a CDS encoding snapalysin family zinc-dependent metalloprotease — MTSRLNRLAVAFVATALATLGVTVANPSPASAAMTICYNTSQAGSFAGTANQAASIWNNATSNLTLTANCGSNLRIYQITGGGSYAVRTSLGNGRVYIDTQQAQQYSPLRIMTHEIGHILGLPDNYNGNCAILMSGGSAGTSCTNPYPSTTEANRVTSLFAGTRSTDRAGSEIFRDSWPSMLTTVG; from the coding sequence ATGACCTCACGACTCAACCGGCTCGCGGTCGCGTTCGTCGCGACGGCACTCGCCACGCTCGGCGTCACGGTCGCCAACCCGTCACCCGCCTCCGCCGCCATGACCATCTGCTACAACACCAGCCAGGCGGGGAGCTTCGCCGGCACCGCCAATCAGGCCGCCTCGATCTGGAACAACGCCACGTCGAACCTGACGCTCACGGCGAACTGCGGCTCCAACCTGCGGATCTACCAGATCACCGGCGGCGGCTCGTACGCCGTCCGGACCAGCCTCGGCAACGGGCGGGTCTACATCGACACCCAGCAGGCCCAGCAGTACAGCCCGCTGCGGATCATGACCCACGAGATCGGGCACATCCTCGGCCTGCCCGACAACTACAACGGCAACTGCGCGATCCTGATGTCCGGCGGCAGCGCCGGCACCAGCTGCACCAACCCGTACCCGAGCACCACCGAGGCGAACCGGGTCACCAGCCTCTTCGCCGGCACCCGCAGCACGGACCGCGCCGGGTCCGAGATCTTCCGCGACAGCTGGCCGAGCATGCTCACCACGGTGGGCTGA